The sequence CCAAATATGGACTTTAAATATGGGGCAAAGTGCAAACAATTAATCACAAaggtttttccttttctctttgaaagtaaaaaaaaaaaaaaaactttagaGAGACTACGGGAACTTTTGGGGGGCAAGTGCCACCATTGCCACCATGCTACAACCGTCCCTGCCCTTGTTATATATAGCCCCTGCTTGTTCAAAAAATTTGCTTCGACGATTTGAATGTTATCTGCTGAagctataaaaaaataccaatATCGTTTAGTCCTCCCATCACAATGGGATGGAAACTATGTGTTCGTATCTTGCCATAGTTGGTAGCTCCTATCTCAACCTACAAACAGAAATGGAATAAACAGTTCGTTAATTTCAACATTTACATCATCCCCAGATGCTAGTTGTACCCACTGTAGTAATGCATCAGTACCAATTCAGAGTGAAAGGGTGAGCGGGGctgtttatatattaaatgcataaaatttgaaatacaGTTAACAAAAATTCACTTTCTTAGAACACCAGTTTACCTTATCATAAGTCTATAGGCACTCTCATACCATCATGCGCAAGCTGCACTGGTATTCCTTCCCTGCAATGTAAACAATGGCTGTTAGTTTCTTATTCCTACTAAAGTATACTGACATCATCTGTTGCTTTAGTCAATTTCCAAAGTCATGCGGTTGAAGGAATTAATGGGCGATTAGTTCTCATCAATTAGGCTTTGAGGTTGAAACAAAAGGAAAGACAGCCccctttattttaaagaaaattcagaATCAAAATACAAAGGTAGATAGTCGTCTAGTAATCCTTTTATGTGCTGGCTATAATAAAGAACTCAATGGGAATAACCTACCTAGATATTAAACCAAAGAAACTTGAAAAAAGTAGCCCAAACAAcattgataaaaaagaaacctaaaatattaaataagaaaactgAAAGAAACTTGAaccaaattttataagaatattaaaaccaaattaaataagaaaactaaattaCATGTGCTCATGCACCATGAAGATGTCAACCATGACCAGCAATGCACTTCGTCATTgactattaaatatttatcatgAAGGTAAGTACATTACAAACCTTTTAGACCATTCCATTAGGAAATCATTGTCCTTGTGATGATCAAATTCATGAGTCATTCCAATTAAAAGAGCTCGCTTAGGACATAATCTCTTCACAGCTTCAAGggtctatatatatacagcAGTATATAAGTGACAGTACATTCCATAAAGGCTAAAAGACTGGACTACAAACAAACCTGAGGAAAGCAGAAGTGAGTATTATGGGAGCCAGTCTGCAGAGAGGAGGCAAGGAGAACATCACATATTTAACTCAtcgaaagaaagaataaagcaGAAGAGAAATAAACAAGCATACTGTACAATTAGGTTTCTCATAATAAAGGAAATTGACATAATAAAGAAGGCACCTCATTCCTATGACAATTTATCATTCTTATTTGTCTACATACTTATAGCTagtgaataaattttatggaaATACAAGTTAGCAACTGAGGGTGATACAAAACACGAATAACCATATTTTGATGACTGACCTTGTACAAAGTGTCCAAGATAAGAAGATCCAACTGCCCAGCCCCAGCCTTTGAAATTACTGAAAAATCAAGAATTTGCTAAATAATGATAGATATCTAGAATATAGTCCTCCTTTTTGTGTATCCATAAACAGTAGCAAATCTTTCTCTACTAATTAAAGATGAATCAATCTCTACTTGTTCCACTGGAATTAAAAGcagaaatattataaaaatgcaTATACTAAATCAGCATGAAAAAAGATGCACGAAATAGAGCTCACCATACTCCGTACTTGCGGGGAAGCGTGAAATATCAGATATATAAGCTACTCTACTTTTTTCACCAAAGAGAAAACCCAAAGAAATATAATCTTCTCCATGCATCACCTGCACTAAAAATAGATCATTAGAAACAAACGCCTCTGAAAGAAGCACATGCTTGTATGTGTGTCCAAACGAATATGATAAATCTCTAAAAGAAAAGGTTCAGAGCAAGTAACTGGCAAAGGCACAAATTTTAATCCTGATGTAACAAATGGTCTCTGAGAGTCTTCCTCAATTATCTGCCAATCCAGCTGTGCTACCCGTCTTACTTCTTGACcttcctttaattttttcttcacCAGGTAAGGAAATTTCACTGCTATACTGTTTCAAAAGTGAACATAGCATAATGCTAATGACGTTAAGTTAAATTCCAGTTGGCACAACaagaagtaaaagaaaataaaaatctccaTAATTCTGACAATTATCTGTAATCGGGTTAAGGTAGCAGAATCTTTACATATCAGGCATAATGCTAGTACTCAAATCTCATGCAGTATTAGTAATTATTAGTCAGGAATAAGTAAAAGAGAACATGTAAGACAACTAAGATTCCAGTCGTTTAAGATTTATGCATAAAAGCAGTGAATGAGGCACCTGACAGGTAGGCATTAAAACTTTCCTGTTGTTCATTAAGGATGATAAATATTCATGTAGAAGATTAGAAGTGTCTTTgattagaaaaggaaatatatCAAGCAAACGAAAAAAGATAATCATCATATCCACAATGGATAGACTTCCAGAAATACTAGAGGTAAAAGAGTTGAGTTGTCATCCTCTTcattttgttctttcttttcacttttcgAGTACTTCCTATCAAATTTTAAGAGCAAATTCTAAGTGACATCATGTTCAAACAAAACAAACCAacattctaattttaattgttgTAACACATTTCCAAGAAGATGGGAATTTCAAGCTTGTTGGACGCATAGCTTTGCCCTTCCTGTTAATTTGGAAAATGTCCTAATGCTTATCTTTATAGATAATGGAtctatttgaaataaaagcttcAATATACTTGAATCCTTGGCTTAGgtcattaattttcaatattaaagtatcaatatttataagatTGCAAATTTCATCACCAAGACAGCATAAGCAGATCATGTGTCCATAATTGTCACACATTACAATGCACAGTCTAATAATGGAAGACATAAGTGACAATTCATTAACTTGATAGAGAGCTGCACATATACAGCTGGAAAGGAAACAAGGGGTACCTATCCATGGCGAactgacttaaataaattgaagtaGGATCAATATCATTAGTAGGACTAAACGGTTGTACGGCACGGATATCATCAAGACCAAGAACTGCATCAGCATGCTCATGAGTCAAAATAATCTGcatttaaattacaaaaataagaaatcatttgttaattttattttatgaaaattaaaagatagaGAAGTTACTCACAGAATCGACTAGAGGAATCTTGTGGAAAGTAAACCATCTAAGAACTTGCTCTCTGAATGTCTTTCCAAcatcaattaatatatacttgtGTTTCTCATCGCTCTCGCTATAATAATCTATCAGCAGAGATGTATTACAcctatatatacatattacaGTTCATATTAAATACAATTGAAAATTACAGATCTTATTGAAATAGCAATTAAAAATAGGAAAATCAACCTGTAATTAGGGTTTTGCTCCGGCGGGATTGAGAGAGACTGGGAGCAAACGTGGCAAGGAGGATCGGACGGCTGGATCAAGCACATTGCATTAGGGACGGCGCTGGAGCATCCGGTGCCGAGAAAGATGACGGCCGATCTGCCGTCATAATCTGTGCCGTTTTCAACGGTGCAGTTTTGAGCCATTTGTTCGAAAAATTGAGAGTGAgttgagagagagaggaaaagaaagagacgAATACTTTCTCTCGAGTTTCTCTCGAGTGTGGGTCGGGGCGTTGATCTCCGCCCGCGAAACTTAACGGTTTTGGCGGTTGGTGGTCTTTGTTCCGTTCACGTGGCAACAACTTAATGCGATTGCTTTTGATTCTCCTAAAAAATTTGAAGGGGTTAGGGAAAAGGTGCATTTTGGCCCTTAATGTTTATAGGGAGAACGACTCAAACCcctatatattctttttggtCCAATTAAATACTTAATCAATGAAAAAACATAACTCAGATCATCATCAACATGAAAATAATAGACCACCATTAGGTTAAAGTGGCaatttttgttgaatttttcTAGAAATAGGACCTAGAATAATGCCACATTACTGTCATCTTCCATCCTCATTGTTCTTTACTGTGCTCTTACTTTTCTCTTACATATATgcatttttgcttttttacAAAACAAACACTCTTTATTAGCCATAAACTTATGGAGACCATTGAAAGTAGAACATCTCTATGGTAACAACTTCAGCAATTGCTATGGACACACTCAATTTTGCagtttctaatattaaagCTAATCCTACACTATTGAGTTTATGTTTGTGATGCCAAATTTAGAATAATAGTATGTAGAAATGTATTGCTGGtatggatttttctttttagatccAAAATATGCGAAACCTTAGTAAAGAAATGGGTGCATGCCACATGGTTGGTTAGCATAGAACAAGAGGTGCGCGAATGACATCTTTCCCCTTATCATGCTCTACACTTGGACATCTGCGAATGAAAGTACATTAACGACTAGCAAATaggcaattttttttttttactatttaagtTCTTGGATAAGTGTTGATAAACAAGCTTTCTTTTGCCTAAGGACCTTGGTCCCTTCTCATGCTCTACacttgcatatatatatatatatatatatatatatatatatagaaaaaagaaaatgaaagaaaagaagatgaaTAATGTGGCAGTACGGCGAATATCACTTTCTAGAAAAATTCAAACACAAAATTGCCACGTCACTTTAAATTAAGGCATTTTCACTGATTAAGTACCTAACTAAACCAAAAGATGTTTAAGGGCCCATGCTTCTCACTATAAACATTAGGGGCcaaaatgtatatttttctaaaagattactaaaaatttagttattgtaattattttgatcataaataataatattaattaaatcagtaggtaaaatttaatatattttttaatatttataattattataatattttaaaatataataataaactaaatagtTTTAAGtgttttgttaatatttttaatatcttacaattttattag comes from Ricinus communis isolate WT05 ecotype wild-type chromosome 5, ASM1957865v1, whole genome shotgun sequence and encodes:
- the LOC8276585 gene encoding putative hydrolase C777.06c — protein: MAQNCTVENGTDYDGRSAVIFLGTGCSSAVPNAMCLIQPSDPPCHVCSQSLSIPPEQNPNYRCNTSLLIDYYSESDEKHKYILIDVGKTFREQVLRWFTFHKIPLVDSIILTHEHADAVLGLDDIRAVQPFSPTNDIDPTSIYLSQFAMDSIAVKFPYLVKKKLKEGQEVRRVAQLDWQIIEEDSQRPFVTSGLKFVPLPVMHGEDYISLGFLFGEKSRVAYISDISRFPASTEYVISKAGAGQLDLLILDTLYKTGSHNTHFCFPQTLEAVKRLCPKRALLIGMTHEFDHHKDNDFLMEWSKREGIPVQLAHDGMRVPIDL